Below is a genomic region from Romeriopsis navalis LEGE 11480.
TTTCCAAATAGCCCATGGCAAACACTTGAGCCATCAGGTTGAGGCCAGTAATCACCACACAGGCCGTGATCGCCGCCGCATCAATATGGAACGGAATGGAGAGGTCGAGACTCGCCACATTCAGCCAAGGTACGCTGAAATCAACCGCTGGCGCATCCCATGCATAAATCAATGCAATTGATGAATGGATAAAGGCCGTGAGCGTCATCACAATATTCAAATACCCAGCCGGACGCGGCCCTGTGCGGCGGGTAATCCCAGAAAACAAAAAAAACGATAAGGCTGCACCCAGCATGGTGTACAGCGGGATCAACCACATTGATTGAACGAGTGGATGCGACATCAGCTTTTCCTCAATTTGCCATTTATGCAACTGGTGGCCAATGCATCTGAGAACATCGATACCGAAAGAAGTTTATCAAAAACTGCGTGCCAGCACTGCCTCCTGGTTCGCCGAATTAGCGAGCCAGTAACTGAGACAGCTGATGGTGAAGCAATTGTCAAAGAAAACAGCAACCATAGATTTAGGTCAATGCTTTCTTTGGATTTCATGTTAATTAATAGATAACATAATTTACGTAAGTTCACCAAAAGCCAGATATCGATTTTTTTATTACGCGGTTTAGTCGCGCTAATCAATTGGGATCATCTCATCTAGTACCAAAGTCACACCCCCAATCCAGTCCTTCTAACCCTCTAAAACAGGAACACAGATCGATTTATCCACCCAGCTCGCTGACTAAAGTAAACACACTTTGCTTTACGCATTTGCTTTTACGCCCAGTGAGTCATGAATCGCATCCTCCTCTACATTGGCACGATCGCGGCCATCACGACGATCGCCCCGGCCTACGCCGAACCACCCAACAACAGTGAACAACCACTGCAAATCCAACTCGATCAACCGGTGGTCAAATTTATCGAGCAATCCACAGAGCCGATCGACAGCCGCGTGCTCGTTGCCGAGGTCGTCGTTCGCGGTGTCAGCGGACCGCTCGAAGAGACGATCTACCAAGTGATCAAAACCCAGCCGGGCCAAACCACAACCAAGGCAGAACTCCAAGCCGACGTTCAACGCATTTTCGATACGGGTCGCTTTGCGCGGGTGCGGGCCGAGCCAGCCGATACACCACTGGGGGTGCGTGTCACCTTTTTCGTCGAAGCCAACCCAGTTTTGCAAAAAGTGGTGATCCGTGGCCGCCAAGTTCTCCCAGAAACCGTTATCTCCGAGGCATTTCAGAGCCAATATGGACAATCACTCAACTTCCGTGATTTCCAAACTAGCCTTGACACCATTGCCCAGTGGTATAAATCCAACGGCTACGTCCTCGCGCAATTTATTGACCGGCCCAAAATCCGTGCGGACGGTGTGGCAACGATCGCCGTCGCTGAAGGCAGTATCGAAGCGATTCAAGTGCAATTCCTTAATGCCGAGGGAAAAGCCAAAGATGCTAGCGGCAAACCAATCCGGGGCGGGACTCGCGACTTTATCATCACCCGCGAAATGGAAACTAAACCTGGCGATTTATTTAACCGCGATCGACTCCAACGCGACCTGCAACGGATCGGCAGTCTGGGCATCTTCAAAGACCTGAAGCTGAAAATCGCACCAGGCCAAGATCCGCGCCAGGCGATCGTCGTCATCCAACCCACCGATAAACTCAACTTGATCGTGCGACCCGGATTTAGCTGGAGTTCGCGCACAGGCTTTGGCGTTGTCGGCGGCATCAAGGCCGGTAACTTCGGCGGCAACAACCAACAACTCAACCTTGATATTCAAGCCGGAACGCGGAATTTCACCTTTGATACCAGCTTCACTGACCCGTGGATTGCGGGCGACCCGTTTCGGACATCCTATACCGTGAGGGGATTTCGCAGTCGCAGTACGTCACTGAATTTTGAAGGCGGCGATACGGAAGTCAACCTCGCGAATGGCGATCGTCCCCGCATTCTCCGCACCGGCGGCGCAATCACTTTCACCCGGCCCCTGAGCAAAAACGTGTTCAAACGGGCTGAATGGACTGCCTCTTTAGGCTTGAAATATCAGCAGATCACACTTCAGGACGCCGATCGTAACCGCGTCACTCAAGATGCCCAAGGCAATGCCCTTACCGCTAGTGGCACCGGGCGTGATGATTTTCTGAGCATTCCCATGGCGATCGCCCAGGACAAACGCAATAATCCCCGCACCCCGACCAACGGTTCACTGTTGCGACTATCTTCAGAACAATCAATCCCGATCGGACGCGGCAAGATCTTTTCCAATACCCTCCGCGCCAGCTACAGCAAGTACCTCCCGACTAAGCTCACCCGCTTCACACCTGGCTGTCGCAAA
It encodes:
- a CDS encoding BamA/TamA family outer membrane protein; this translates as MNRILLYIGTIAAITTIAPAYAEPPNNSEQPLQIQLDQPVVKFIEQSTEPIDSRVLVAEVVVRGVSGPLEETIYQVIKTQPGQTTTKAELQADVQRIFDTGRFARVRAEPADTPLGVRVTFFVEANPVLQKVVIRGRQVLPETVISEAFQSQYGQSLNFRDFQTSLDTIAQWYKSNGYVLAQFIDRPKIRADGVATIAVAEGSIEAIQVQFLNAEGKAKDASGKPIRGGTRDFIITREMETKPGDLFNRDRLQRDLQRIGSLGIFKDLKLKIAPGQDPRQAIVVIQPTDKLNLIVRPGFSWSSRTGFGVVGGIKAGNFGGNNQQLNLDIQAGTRNFTFDTSFTDPWIAGDPFRTSYTVRGFRSRSTSLNFEGGDTEVNLANGDRPRILRTGGAITFTRPLSKNVFKRAEWTASLGLKYQQITLQDADRNRVTQDAQGNALTASGTGRDDFLSIPMAIAQDKRNNPRTPTNGSLLRLSSEQSIPIGRGKIFSNTLRASYSKYLPTKLTRFTPGCRKAQTTARECPQTFALNLTGGTVLGKLPPYNAFSLGGSNSVRGYEDGEVGSARSFLQASAEYRFPIIPLISGTLFLDAATDLGSGSSVIGNPGGARGKSGNGFGYGLGARINSPLGPIRIDYGWNDRGDRRVHFGFGERF